In Streptomyces violaceusniger Tu 4113, one DNA window encodes the following:
- a CDS encoding PQQ-binding-like beta-propeller repeat protein: MLSPYPPLPAASGCGSAAWGLRPWAPLLKCRREGLSAQQTQPTLVGDTLYFVRQNGEVTAVTTAGKRLWSEATEVEWLGAPVVSGRRNALYPATAAGRTVALDRGDGRVLWRGKARTDPGGVPAELTLSGDALTTVYGYDTVEAAGTDVSRGG; the protein is encoded by the coding sequence ATGCTTTCCCCCTACCCGCCCCTTCCCGCAGCATCGGGTTGCGGCTCCGCCGCGTGGGGGCTCCGCCCCTGGGCTCCGCTCCTCAAGTGCCGGAGGGAGGGGCTCTCCGCCCAGCAGACCCAGCCCACCCTGGTGGGCGACACGCTCTACTTCGTCCGGCAGAACGGCGAGGTCACCGCCGTCACCACGGCCGGAAAACGGCTGTGGAGCGAGGCGACGGAGGTGGAGTGGCTGGGCGCGCCCGTGGTGTCCGGGCGCCGGAACGCGCTGTATCCGGCCACCGCCGCCGGCCGCACGGTCGCGCTGGACCGCGGGGACGGCCGGGTGCTGTGGCGGGGCAAGGCGCGGACCGACCCCGGTGGCGTCCCCGCCGAGCTGACGCTGAGCGGTGACGCCCTCACCACGGTCTACGGATACGACACCGTGGAGGCGGCCGGGACGGACGTCAGCCGAGGCGGCTGA